The Pseudomonas azotoformans genome has a segment encoding these proteins:
- a CDS encoding sulfate ABC transporter substrate-binding protein, with amino-acid sequence MSSIRRYALAALASAVFAGSAVAKDYELLNVSYDPTRELYQDYNAEFTNFWKQSHPGDNVKIQQSHGGSGKQGRAVIDGLRADVVTLALAGDIDEIAKLGKTLPENWQTRLPDASTPYTSTIVFLVRKGNPKGIKDWGDLIKKDVSVITPNPKTSGGARWNFLAAWAYGLKAGGSEAKAQEYVKELFKHVPVLDTGARGSTITFVNNGQGDVLLAWENEAFLALKEDGGADKFDIVVPSLSILAEPPVAVVDKNAEKKGNTEIATEYLKHLYSPAGQEIAAKNFYRPRDAKVAAKYAQQFPKLDLVTIDKDFGGWKTAQPKFFNDGGVFDQIYTAQ; translated from the coding sequence ATGTCGTCGATTCGCCGTTATGCCCTGGCCGCCCTGGCCAGCGCCGTGTTTGCAGGTTCCGCCGTTGCCAAGGACTACGAGTTGCTCAACGTCTCGTACGACCCGACCCGTGAGCTGTACCAGGACTACAACGCTGAGTTCACCAACTTCTGGAAACAGTCCCACCCAGGTGACAACGTCAAGATCCAGCAATCCCACGGTGGTTCGGGCAAGCAAGGCCGCGCGGTGATCGACGGCCTGCGCGCCGACGTGGTCACCCTGGCCCTGGCCGGTGACATCGACGAAATCGCCAAGCTGGGCAAGACCCTGCCGGAAAACTGGCAGACCCGCTTGCCGGACGCCAGTACGCCGTACACCTCGACCATCGTGTTCCTGGTGCGCAAGGGCAACCCTAAAGGCATCAAGGATTGGGGCGACCTGATCAAGAAAGACGTGTCCGTGATCACCCCGAACCCGAAAACCTCCGGCGGCGCCCGCTGGAACTTCCTCGCCGCCTGGGCCTACGGCCTGAAAGCCGGTGGCAGCGAAGCCAAGGCCCAGGAATACGTGAAAGAACTGTTCAAGCACGTACCTGTGCTGGACACCGGCGCTCGCGGTTCAACCATCACTTTCGTCAACAACGGTCAGGGTGACGTGTTGCTGGCCTGGGAAAACGAGGCGTTCCTGGCTCTGAAAGAAGATGGTGGCGCTGACAAGTTCGATATCGTCGTGCCGTCCCTGTCGATCCTCGCGGAGCCGCCAGTGGCCGTGGTCGACAAGAACGCCGAGAAAAAGGGCAACACCGAAATCGCCACTGAATACCTGAAACACCTGTACAGCCCGGCTGGCCAGGAGATTGCGGCGAAGAACTTCTACCGCCCACGCGATGCAAAAGTGGCCGCCAAATACGCCCAGCAGTTCCCGAAACTGGACCTGGTGACTATCGACAAAGACTTCGGCGGCTGGAAAACTGCCCAGCCGAAATTCTTTAACGACGGTGGCGTGTTCGACCAGATTTACACCGCGCAGTAA
- a CDS encoding sulfate/molybdate ABC transporter ATP-binding protein → MSIEVRNVSKNFNAFKALNSINLDIQSGELVALLGPSGCGKTTLLRIIAGLETPDDGSIVFHGEDVSGHDVRDRNVGFVFQHYALFRHMTVFDNVAFGLRMKPKNQRPSESQIAVKVHELLNMVQLDWLSDRYPEQLSGGQRQRIALARALAVEPKVLLLDEPFGALDAKVRKELRRWLARLHEDINLTSVFVTHDQEEAMEVADRIVVMNKGVIEQIGSPGDVYENPASDFVYHFLGDSNRLHLGEDKHVLFRPHEVSLSRHELEDHHAAEVRDIRPLGATTRVTLKVEGQNELIEAEVVKDHDSLTGLARGETLFFKPKVWQKA, encoded by the coding sequence ATGTCGATCGAAGTCCGTAATGTCAGCAAGAACTTCAATGCCTTCAAGGCCCTGAACAGCATCAACCTGGACATCCAGAGTGGCGAGCTGGTGGCGTTGCTTGGCCCGTCCGGCTGCGGCAAGACCACCTTGCTGCGTATCATCGCCGGCCTGGAAACCCCGGATGACGGCAGCATCGTGTTCCACGGTGAAGACGTCTCCGGCCACGACGTGCGTGATCGCAACGTCGGCTTCGTGTTCCAGCACTACGCGTTGTTCCGCCACATGACCGTGTTCGACAACGTGGCGTTCGGCCTGCGCATGAAACCGAAGAACCAGCGCCCGAGCGAAAGCCAGATCGCGGTCAAGGTGCATGAGCTGTTGAACATGGTGCAGCTGGATTGGTTGTCGGATCGCTACCCGGAGCAGCTGTCAGGTGGCCAGCGCCAACGTATCGCCCTGGCCCGTGCCCTGGCGGTGGAACCTAAAGTGCTGCTGCTCGACGAACCCTTCGGCGCCCTCGACGCCAAGGTGCGTAAAGAATTGCGCCGCTGGCTGGCGCGTCTGCACGAAGACATCAACCTGACCTCGGTGTTCGTGACCCACGACCAGGAAGAGGCCATGGAAGTCGCTGACCGCATCGTGGTGATGAACAAGGGGGTGATTGAGCAGATCGGTTCACCGGGTGACGTCTACGAAAACCCGGCCAGCGATTTCGTTTATCACTTCCTGGGTGATTCGAACCGTTTGCACCTGGGCGAAGATAAACACGTGCTGTTCCGCCCGCATGAAGTGTCGTTGTCGCGGCATGAGCTGGAAGACCATCACGCGGCTGAAGTGCGTGATATTCGCCCGCTGGGTGCGACCACGCGTGTGACCTTGAAGGTCGAAGGCCAGAACGAACTGATCGAAGCCGAAGTGGTGAAAGACCACGATAGCCTGACCGGTCTGGCGCGCGGCGAGACGCTGTTCTTCAAGCCAAAGGTCTGGCAAAAAGCCTAA
- the oscA gene encoding sulfur starvation response protein OscA — MSASLRSVDGQDEAAILREIQSALRDLRFGAVEITVHNAQVVQIERKEKFRLQNPGNKPS; from the coding sequence ATGAGCGCATCTCTACGTAGCGTCGACGGCCAGGACGAAGCAGCCATTTTGCGTGAGATCCAGAGCGCCTTGCGCGATCTGCGGTTTGGCGCGGTGGAAATCACTGTGCACAACGCGCAAGTGGTACAGATCGAACGCAAAGAAAAATTCCGTTTGCAGAACCCGGGTAACAAACCGAGCTAA
- the cysT gene encoding sulfate ABC transporter permease subunit CysT — MSRRISPVIPGFGLTLGYTVVYLSLIVLIPLAAMFVHAAQLTWDQFWNIISAPRVLAALQLSFSTALYAALINGVIGTLLAWVLVRYTFPGRKVIDAMIDLPFALPTAVAGIALTALYTPNGLVGQFAADLGFKIAYTPLGITLALTFVTLPFVVRTVQPVLADIPREVEEAAACLGAKPLQVFRHILVPALLPAWLTGFALAFARGVGEYGSVIFIAGNMPMKTEILPLLIMVKLDQYDYRGATSIGVLMLVVSFVLLLLINLLQRRIERP, encoded by the coding sequence ATGTCGCGTCGTATCTCCCCCGTCATACCCGGCTTCGGGCTGACGCTGGGCTACACCGTGGTGTACCTCAGCCTGATCGTACTCATCCCCCTCGCGGCGATGTTTGTACACGCCGCTCAACTCACCTGGGATCAGTTCTGGAACATCATCTCCGCACCGCGCGTGCTGGCGGCGTTGCAACTGAGCTTCAGCACCGCGCTGTACGCCGCGTTGATCAACGGCGTGATCGGTACGCTGCTGGCCTGGGTGCTGGTGCGCTACACCTTCCCCGGCCGCAAGGTCATCGATGCGATGATCGACCTGCCATTCGCCTTGCCCACCGCTGTCGCCGGGATCGCGCTGACCGCGCTGTACACGCCTAACGGCCTGGTGGGCCAGTTCGCCGCCGACCTGGGCTTCAAGATCGCCTACACCCCGTTGGGTATCACCCTGGCGCTGACCTTCGTCACGCTGCCGTTCGTGGTGCGCACGGTGCAGCCGGTACTGGCCGATATCCCCCGGGAAGTCGAAGAAGCCGCCGCCTGCCTGGGCGCCAAGCCGTTGCAGGTGTTCCGTCACATCCTGGTGCCCGCGTTGCTGCCCGCCTGGTTGACCGGTTTCGCCCTGGCGTTTGCCCGTGGCGTCGGTGAGTACGGTTCGGTGATCTTCATCGCTGGCAACATGCCGATGAAAACCGAGATCCTGCCGCTGCTGATCATGGTCAAGCTCGACCAATACGACTACCGCGGCGCCACGTCCATCGGCGTGTTGATGCTGGTGGTTTCCTTTGTCCTGCTGCTGCTGATCAACTTGTTGCAGCGGCGCATCGAACGTCCATAA
- the cysW gene encoding sulfate ABC transporter permease subunit CysW: MSQSSISAASSANAARRGSAASRRILIGLGWLVFALFLLLPLFIVVTQGLKNGLGAFFTAILEPDALSALKLTVIAVVISVPLNLVFGVSAAWCVSKYSFRGKSILVTLIDLPFSVSPVIAGLVYVLMFGAQGFFGPWLQDHDIQIVFALPGIVLATIFVTVPFVARELIPLMQEQGTQEEEAARLLGANGWQMFWHVTVPNIKWGLIYGVVLCTARAMGEFGAVSVVSGHIRGVTNTLPLHVEILYNEYNHVAAFAVASLLLILALFILLLKQWSENRINRLRAGAAEE, translated from the coding sequence ATGTCCCAATCGTCTATTTCCGCCGCGTCCTCGGCCAACGCCGCCCGTCGTGGCAGTGCTGCATCGCGACGTATCCTGATCGGCCTTGGCTGGCTGGTGTTTGCGCTGTTTTTGCTGTTGCCGCTGTTTATCGTGGTGACCCAAGGCCTGAAGAACGGCCTCGGCGCGTTTTTTACCGCGATCCTTGAGCCCGACGCGTTGTCGGCGCTGAAGCTCACGGTGATCGCCGTGGTGATTTCGGTGCCGCTCAACCTGGTGTTCGGCGTCAGCGCCGCGTGGTGCGTGAGCAAGTACTCGTTCCGTGGCAAAAGCATCCTGGTGACGCTCATCGATTTGCCGTTCTCGGTGTCGCCGGTGATCGCCGGCCTGGTCTATGTGCTGATGTTCGGCGCCCAGGGCTTCTTTGGCCCGTGGCTGCAGGACCATGACATCCAGATCGTATTCGCCTTGCCCGGCATCGTGCTGGCAACCATCTTCGTCACCGTGCCCTTCGTGGCCCGTGAACTGATCCCGCTGATGCAGGAGCAGGGCACCCAGGAAGAAGAGGCCGCGCGCCTGCTCGGTGCCAATGGCTGGCAGATGTTCTGGCATGTGACCGTGCCGAACATCAAATGGGGTTTGATCTACGGCGTGGTGCTGTGTACCGCACGGGCCATGGGTGAGTTCGGCGCGGTGTCGGTGGTGTCCGGCCACATTCGCGGCGTAACCAACACCCTGCCGCTGCACGTCGAGATTCTCTACAACGAATACAACCACGTTGCCGCGTTTGCGGTGGCGAGTCTGTTGCTGATCCTGGCGCTCTTCATCCTGCTGCTCAAGCAGTGGAGCGAGAACCGTATAAACCGCCTGCGCGCCGGTGCGGCTGAGGAATAA